From the genome of Miscanthus floridulus cultivar M001 chromosome 10, ASM1932011v1, whole genome shotgun sequence, one region includes:
- the LOC136485393 gene encoding uncharacterized protein — protein sequence MQPARPLSFTPDAGSVSLFTLHPSSASGSVATVADRADPRPPPSSPPSAPLPSPFFFPGRCPSPPPSSPGRIRPSLSRIRPVAAAVAVVAGGGAWWWRRPSPPPSSPPPVPLPSPFFFPGGCPSPPLLYRSDGEPGIREMGSRRALTDIKNLVEVAPYPCAVAKKPMLQKRRDEKKTALPSSRPMTRKFAASLASKEHPEWHR from the exons ATGCAGCCGGCGCGGCCCCTCTCCTTCACCCCCGACGCCGGATCTGTCTCCCTCTTCACCCTTCACCCGAGCAGCGCATCCGGATCCGTCGCCACCGTCGCCGACCGAGCAGATCCgcgccctcccccttcttctcccccgtcggcgcccctcccctcccccttcttcttccccggcaggtgcccctcccctcccccttcttcacccggccggatccgaccctccctctctcggatccggccagtggctgcggcggtggcggtggtggccggcggcggggcgtggtggtggcggcggccctcccctcccccttcttctcccccgccggtgcccctcccctcccccttcttcttccccggcgggtgcccctcccctccccttctgTATCGCAGTGATGGGGAGCCAGGCATCCGAG AGATGGGGAGCCGGCGCGCCCTCACGGACATCAAGAACCTCGTCGAGGTTGCCCCGTACCCCTGCGCCGTCGCCAAGAAGCCCATGCTGCA GAAGAGAAGGGACGAAAAGAAGACAGCGTTGCCAAGCAGCCGGCCCATGACAAG GAAATTTGCTGCCTCCTTGGCGAGCAAAGAGCATCCTGAATGGCACCGTTGA